One segment of Amycolatopsis alba DSM 44262 DNA contains the following:
- a CDS encoding glycosyl hydrolase family 95 catalytic domain-containing protein codes for MDITRRTVLGGALAGVAAAGFAPSASAAEIDSGLDWPGFLAAADLVWRRMPKTWYEGPFLGNGFLGSGIYAEPGRNAVRFNVQHSEVQDHRPEFGSLFGLARLPIGHFTLEPVGAITGIDWRMDLWNAELRGTITTAAGSLSVRAIVHTGQSLLAVEIEPTEGERGFAWVFHPAEAVSPRTDPKFGKPPPAGYVANPPASLETSGDSRLSVQSLLAGGEHVTAWREVARGSKRTLYTSVAWSHPKRTAAREALRTVRRAEPFDVLAIDHRRWWHDYYRHGFLSIPDTRLQSFYWIQLYKVASAARKEAPVMATCGPWLEPTPWPATWWNLNVQLEYWLIHGSNHLELDAVSHSLGKYRANLTSQVAEPYQHDSAGIPRTTDMNLLNGAAGTNSGFPVGVPGQETPTPEVGNLTWALHNVWLSYRHTMDRRLLRDTLFPLLRKAINYYLHFLAPGPDGKLHLPPTFSPEYGVNAPDCNYDLALIRWGCKTLLESAAELRIEDPLARRWREVLVTLVPYPADADGYMIGAGVPFAKSHRHYSHLLQIYPLYEITWERPEHRHVIETSLDHWVGFEGALQGYTFTGAASMSAQMLRGEKAEFYLGELQRRYIQPNTMYKESGPVIETPLSAAQSLHDMLVQSWGGVIRLFPAVPAGWADAALRDFRTQGAFLLSASRQGGRTRWVKVTSEAGAPCVLRTDLEGELTVRDRWGRPKRWRRLPNGDVQLDLRRGEEAVVHRAGDHPDLEIRPVPANGDPAPWGMP; via the coding sequence ATGGACATCACGCGCAGGACGGTGCTCGGCGGGGCGCTGGCGGGTGTGGCGGCGGCCGGGTTCGCGCCGTCCGCCTCGGCGGCGGAGATCGACAGCGGCCTCGACTGGCCCGGTTTCCTCGCCGCCGCGGACCTGGTCTGGCGGAGGATGCCGAAGACCTGGTACGAAGGCCCGTTCCTGGGCAACGGTTTCCTGGGCTCGGGTATCTACGCGGAACCGGGCAGGAACGCTGTCCGGTTCAACGTCCAGCACAGCGAGGTACAGGATCACCGGCCCGAATTCGGTTCCCTGTTCGGGCTCGCGAGGCTGCCGATCGGCCATTTCACCCTCGAACCGGTCGGCGCCATCACCGGGATCGACTGGCGGATGGACCTCTGGAACGCCGAACTCAGGGGAACGATCACCACCGCCGCGGGCAGTCTTTCGGTGCGGGCGATCGTCCACACCGGACAGTCGCTGCTGGCCGTCGAGATCGAGCCGACCGAGGGTGAGCGCGGCTTCGCGTGGGTGTTCCACCCGGCCGAGGCGGTGAGCCCGAGAACGGATCCGAAGTTCGGGAAGCCGCCGCCCGCCGGGTACGTCGCCAATCCACCCGCGAGCCTGGAAACCAGTGGTGACAGCAGGCTGTCCGTGCAGAGCCTGCTGGCGGGCGGTGAGCACGTCACGGCGTGGCGTGAGGTCGCCAGGGGATCCAAGCGCACGCTGTACACGTCCGTCGCCTGGTCACATCCGAAGAGGACGGCCGCACGGGAAGCGCTGAGGACGGTCCGCCGGGCCGAGCCGTTCGACGTCCTCGCGATCGATCACCGCCGCTGGTGGCACGACTACTACCGGCACGGCTTCCTGTCCATTCCGGACACCCGGCTCCAGAGCTTCTACTGGATCCAGCTGTACAAGGTCGCCTCGGCCGCGCGAAAAGAAGCGCCGGTGATGGCGACCTGCGGACCGTGGCTGGAACCGACCCCGTGGCCCGCGACCTGGTGGAACCTCAACGTCCAGCTGGAGTACTGGCTTATCCACGGCTCGAACCACCTGGAACTGGACGCCGTCAGCCACTCGCTCGGCAAATACCGCGCGAACCTGACGAGCCAGGTCGCCGAGCCGTACCAGCACGATTCCGCGGGTATCCCGCGCACGACCGACATGAACCTGCTCAACGGCGCGGCCGGGACGAACTCCGGGTTCCCGGTCGGCGTCCCCGGCCAGGAGACGCCGACGCCGGAGGTCGGCAATCTCACCTGGGCACTGCACAACGTCTGGCTGTCCTATCGGCACACGATGGACCGGCGCCTCCTGCGTGACACGCTGTTCCCGTTGCTGCGCAAGGCGATCAACTACTACCTGCATTTCCTCGCACCCGGACCGGACGGGAAGCTGCACCTGCCGCCGACGTTCTCCCCGGAGTACGGCGTCAACGCGCCCGACTGCAACTACGATCTCGCGCTGATCCGCTGGGGATGCAAGACGCTGCTGGAATCGGCGGCGGAACTGCGGATCGAAGACCCGCTCGCGCGGCGGTGGCGGGAGGTCCTGGTCACGCTGGTCCCGTATCCGGCCGACGCCGACGGCTACATGATCGGCGCCGGGGTGCCGTTCGCGAAGTCGCATCGGCACTACTCGCATCTGCTGCAGATCTACCCGCTGTACGAGATCACCTGGGAGCGGCCGGAGCACCGGCACGTCATCGAGACCTCGCTCGACCACTGGGTGGGCTTCGAGGGCGCGTTGCAGGGCTACACGTTCACCGGGGCCGCGTCGATGTCGGCACAGATGCTGCGCGGCGAGAAGGCCGAGTTCTACCTCGGGGAGCTGCAGCGGCGCTACATCCAGCCGAACACGATGTACAAGGAATCCGGCCCGGTCATCGAGACGCCGCTCTCGGCGGCGCAGTCGCTGCACGACATGCTCGTGCAGAGCTGGGGCGGGGTCATCCGGCTGTTCCCGGCCGTACCCGCCGGCTGGGCGGACGCCGCGCTGCGCGACTTCCGGACGCAGGGCGCGTTCCTGCTCAGCGCCTCACGGCAAGGTGGCAGGACACGCTGGGTCAAGGTGACCAGTGAGGCCGGGGCGCCTTGTGTGCTGCGGACCGACCTGGAAGGGGAGCTGACCGTCCGCGACCGGTGGGGGAGGCCGAAACGCTGGCGGCGGCTGCCGAACGGCGACGTCCAGCTCGACCTGCGGCGCGGCGAAGAAGCCGTCGTGCATCGCGCGGGCGACCACCCAGACCTCGAGATCCGGCCCGTTCCGGCGAACGGGGACCCCGCTCCGTGGGGGATGCCGTGA
- a CDS encoding peptidylprolyl isomerase, producing the protein MSQPPQQPYQQPGWYGAPQQPPPPASNKTALWIGLGVLGLVVVVAVVAITGFVAPGFFLPDRKSEAAASSAAPTSSAQDTTTQSPVQIPTDRLPLPKRPTPLADPTECAYPADTSGGHVPKKATPPAAGPTPASGTTAVTLRTTAGDIGLTLDSALAPCTVANFLSLSRQGFYDSTSCHRIGTSGLQMLQCGDPEASGMGGPGYTIPDEIFPELKYGRGILAMAKTQAPNSGGSQFFMVFGSAELPPDYTVFGSISDAGLQVLDKVASGGVDESQGTGDGTGPPRIPVTFQSVVIG; encoded by the coding sequence ATGTCCCAGCCGCCGCAGCAGCCGTACCAGCAGCCGGGCTGGTACGGCGCACCGCAACAGCCGCCTCCGCCGGCGTCGAACAAGACGGCGCTCTGGATCGGGCTGGGTGTGCTGGGACTGGTCGTGGTGGTCGCCGTCGTGGCGATCACGGGCTTCGTGGCGCCGGGGTTCTTCCTGCCGGATCGGAAGAGCGAGGCCGCGGCTTCGTCGGCCGCTCCGACGTCGAGTGCCCAGGACACGACTACGCAGAGCCCGGTGCAGATCCCGACAGACCGGCTTCCGCTGCCGAAGCGCCCCACGCCGTTGGCGGATCCGACCGAATGCGCGTATCCGGCGGACACGAGCGGCGGCCACGTACCGAAGAAGGCCACCCCGCCCGCCGCGGGCCCGACCCCGGCGTCCGGTACGACGGCGGTCACGCTCAGGACGACCGCGGGTGACATCGGGCTGACCCTGGACAGCGCGCTCGCGCCGTGCACCGTGGCGAACTTCCTTTCGCTGTCGCGGCAAGGGTTTTACGACAGCACCTCGTGCCACCGGATCGGCACGTCCGGGTTGCAGATGCTCCAGTGCGGTGACCCGGAGGCCAGCGGCATGGGCGGGCCGGGGTACACCATTCCGGACGAGATCTTCCCGGAGCTCAAGTACGGTCGCGGGATCCTCGCCATGGCGAAGACCCAGGCACCGAACTCGGGCGGCAGCCAGTTCTTCATGGTCTTCGGTTCGGCGGAACTGCCCCCGGACTACACGGTGTTCGGGAGCATTTCCGACGCGGGCCTGCAGGTGCTGGACAAGGTCGCGAGTGGCGGCGTGGACGAGTCCCAAGGCACCGGTGACGGGACGGGCCCGCCGCGGATCCCGGTGACCTTCCAGTCCGTCGTGATCGGCTGA
- a CDS encoding SDR family NAD(P)-dependent oxidoreductase gives MDLQLTGRRALITGSTSGLGEATARLLAAEGAEVVIHGRDTRRAQAIAGSIIENGGKAVIAVGDLGTDDGADRTAEQALDGGVVDILVNNAGAYEHLNWAEATADVWLTTYNVNVVSGVRMIQRLVPAMRERDYGRVVTIGGGLATQPFDSHPHYNASLAARHNLAVSLARDLAGTRVTSNIVAPGAILVPAVQEFLTALAPERGWGRTWEEIEHASVREIVPNDRVRYGRPDEIAGAVAYLCGPHAEYISGATIRVDGGTVRGAF, from the coding sequence ATGGATCTGCAGCTCACCGGACGCCGGGCACTGATCACCGGCTCGACATCCGGGCTCGGGGAGGCCACCGCCCGACTGCTCGCCGCCGAAGGTGCCGAGGTCGTCATCCACGGACGTGACACCCGACGCGCGCAGGCGATCGCCGGCTCGATCATCGAAAACGGCGGGAAAGCGGTCATCGCGGTGGGCGATCTCGGCACCGACGACGGCGCGGACCGGACCGCCGAACAGGCACTCGACGGCGGCGTCGTCGACATCCTGGTCAACAACGCCGGCGCCTACGAACATCTGAACTGGGCCGAGGCCACCGCCGATGTCTGGCTGACCACCTACAACGTCAACGTCGTCTCCGGCGTGCGGATGATCCAGCGGCTCGTTCCCGCCATGCGCGAGCGCGACTACGGCCGGGTCGTCACCATCGGAGGCGGGCTGGCCACGCAGCCGTTCGACAGCCACCCGCACTACAACGCGTCACTGGCCGCCCGGCACAACCTGGCGGTCTCGCTCGCCCGCGACCTGGCGGGCACGCGCGTGACCTCCAACATCGTCGCGCCCGGCGCGATCCTCGTCCCCGCCGTCCAGGAGTTCCTGACCGCACTGGCGCCGGAACGCGGCTGGGGCCGGACCTGGGAGGAGATCGAGCACGCCTCGGTCCGCGAGATCGTGCCCAACGACCGCGTCCGCTACGGCAGGCCCGACGAAATCGCCGGCGCCGTCGCCTACCTGTGCGGCCCGCACGCCGAGTACATCAGCGGCGCGACGATCCGCGTCGACGGCGGCACCGTCCGCGGGGCCTTCTGA
- a CDS encoding TetR/AcrR family transcriptional regulator yields the protein MSRTTPRARNAAATRQAILDSAITAFTRHGYDGVGLREIAAEAGVTAILINRYFGSKEALFAEVVDVSFAQPTMIPSDPADLAELTARALVARTAPDADHLGPFELLLKSAANPRAAEIMRAGIGNHVGARFTGALEGAHAGERAELGLALLAGTWLMRRIIGTPALRDADPEELTAQVARVLAVIVEQPG from the coding sequence ATGAGCCGCACCACACCCCGAGCCCGCAACGCGGCCGCGACCCGGCAGGCCATCCTCGATTCGGCGATCACGGCGTTCACCCGCCACGGCTACGACGGGGTCGGCCTCCGCGAGATCGCGGCCGAGGCAGGCGTGACGGCGATCTTGATCAACCGCTACTTCGGCTCCAAGGAAGCCTTGTTCGCCGAGGTCGTCGATGTCTCGTTCGCGCAGCCCACGATGATCCCGAGCGACCCGGCCGACCTCGCCGAGCTGACCGCCCGCGCTCTCGTCGCCCGCACCGCCCCGGACGCCGACCATCTCGGCCCGTTCGAACTGCTGCTCAAATCGGCGGCCAATCCGAGAGCGGCGGAAATCATGCGGGCAGGCATCGGCAACCACGTCGGCGCGCGTTTCACCGGCGCGCTGGAAGGCGCTCATGCCGGGGAACGCGCCGAGCTGGGGCTCGCCCTGCTGGCGGGCACCTGGCTGATGCGCCGGATCATCGGCACACCCGCGCTGCGTGACGCCGACCCCGAAGAGCTGACGGCTCAGGTCGCCCGCGTCCTCGCCGTGATCGTCGAGCAACCCGGCTGA
- a CDS encoding HelD family protein, with protein sequence MREEAAERLAAAGDREAAGVWRAEVARLDAVEQGLCFGRLDLHDGRRVYVGRLGLFRGEGGEPLLVDWRVPVAQAFYTATANAPDGVRRRRRITTRGRTVVALDDELLNPDGAVDDGLVGEAALLAAVTAERTGRMRDIVSTLQSEQDRIVRHESGGVLVVQGGPGTGKTAVALHRVAYLLYTRPLLRTRGVLVVGPSRVFLDYIGQVLPGLGENSVVTTTIADLRPDVEVSRVDPPGTVEFKGAAVMAERLAAAVRSRVRVPDHPVDIEFEQQVLRLGPRECGRALRKARRTGLPHNQARLVFHREIVEVLARRLIAEMEAVVLTETGEAIDGGSPDGRLGEADLRALAAAGVVIDQDDGPRTLSDEIDRTGLRDSLLADTGVRAVLDMLWPPLTPERVVSDLLGERADGWSAADIPLLDEAAALLGAGQATFGHVVVDEAQELSEMDWRMLMRRCPSRSMTVVGDLAQTGSPAGTASWDRVLRPHVGDRWRLAGLTVNYRTPSEIMAATADLLAVHHPGTPPLRSVRSTGEPPWRIGTSRTGLIATVADLATVHTDGQLGIIAPNDLVEPLAAALSLAVPPDLTGEAVLLTPAQAKGLEFDSVLIADPAGILGAAAQGHNDLYVAMTRATRRLGIVHPGRPPAELAALRELGRPGWP encoded by the coding sequence ATGCGGGAGGAGGCGGCCGAGCGGCTGGCCGCGGCCGGGGACCGGGAAGCCGCCGGTGTCTGGCGGGCGGAGGTGGCCCGCTTGGACGCGGTGGAGCAGGGGCTGTGTTTCGGGCGGCTGGACCTGCACGACGGCAGGCGCGTCTATGTCGGCAGGCTCGGCCTGTTCCGGGGCGAAGGCGGCGAACCGTTGCTGGTGGACTGGCGGGTGCCGGTGGCGCAGGCGTTCTACACCGCGACGGCGAACGCTCCCGACGGCGTGCGGAGACGACGGCGCATCACCACACGCGGCCGGACCGTCGTCGCGCTGGACGACGAACTGCTGAACCCGGACGGTGCCGTCGACGACGGCCTGGTCGGCGAGGCCGCGTTACTGGCCGCCGTGACCGCGGAGCGGACCGGTCGGATGCGCGACATCGTCAGCACCCTTCAGTCCGAACAGGATCGGATCGTCCGGCACGAGTCCGGCGGGGTGCTGGTGGTGCAGGGCGGTCCCGGCACGGGGAAGACGGCCGTCGCGCTGCACCGGGTCGCGTACCTGCTCTACACCCGTCCGCTCCTGCGCACGCGCGGTGTTCTGGTGGTGGGTCCCAGCCGGGTCTTTCTCGATTACATCGGCCAGGTCCTGCCGGGCCTCGGCGAGAACAGCGTGGTGACCACGACCATCGCCGACCTGAGACCGGACGTCGAGGTCAGCCGGGTGGATCCGCCGGGAACCGTCGAGTTCAAGGGCGCGGCGGTCATGGCCGAACGGCTGGCGGCGGCGGTGCGGTCGCGGGTCCGGGTCCCGGATCACCCGGTCGACATCGAGTTCGAGCAGCAGGTGTTGCGGCTCGGCCCGCGCGAGTGCGGCCGTGCCCTGCGGAAAGCCAGGCGGACCGGACTGCCGCACAACCAGGCCAGGCTGGTCTTCCACCGGGAGATCGTGGAAGTGCTCGCGCGGCGGTTGATCGCGGAGATGGAGGCGGTCGTGCTCACCGAAACGGGGGAGGCGATCGATGGCGGCAGCCCGGACGGCCGCCTCGGCGAGGCCGATCTGCGCGCGCTCGCCGCCGCCGGCGTCGTGATCGACCAGGACGACGGGCCGCGGACCCTGTCGGACGAGATCGACCGGACCGGTTTGCGGGACTCCTTGCTCGCCGACACCGGCGTCCGGGCCGTACTCGACATGCTGTGGCCGCCGCTGACGCCGGAGCGTGTGGTGTCGGACCTCCTCGGCGAACGGGCGGACGGCTGGAGCGCCGCGGACATCCCGTTGCTGGACGAGGCCGCGGCCTTGCTCGGCGCCGGGCAGGCGACGTTCGGGCACGTGGTCGTCGACGAGGCGCAGGAACTGTCCGAAATGGACTGGCGGATGCTGATGCGCCGGTGCCCCAGCAGATCGATGACCGTCGTCGGGGACCTCGCCCAGACCGGGAGCCCGGCGGGCACCGCGTCGTGGGACCGCGTGCTGCGGCCGCATGTGGGGGATCGGTGGCGGCTCGCCGGGCTCACGGTCAACTACCGCACGCCGTCGGAGATCATGGCCGCCACCGCGGATCTGCTCGCCGTCCACCATCCCGGAACGCCCCCGCTCCGGTCGGTCCGCTCGACCGGTGAGCCACCGTGGCGGATCGGCACCTCCAGGACCGGCCTGATCGCGACCGTCGCGGACCTCGCCACGGTGCACACCGACGGTCAACTCGGGATCATCGCCCCGAACGACCTCGTCGAGCCGCTGGCCGCCGCGTTGTCCCTCGCCGTCCCGCCGGACCTGACCGGCGAGGCCGTCCTGCTCACCCCCGCGCAGGCCAAAGGCCTGGAATTCGATTCGGTCCTGATCGCCGACCCGGCCGGAATCCTCGGCGCCGCGGCGCAAGGCCACAACGATCTCTACGTGGCCATGACCAGAGCCACCCGTCGGCTGGGGATCGTGCACCCCGGTCGGCCACCGGCGGAACTGGCCGCGCTGCGGGAACTCGGTCGCCCCGGCTGGCCGTGA
- a CDS encoding NAD-dependent epimerase/dehydratase family protein codes for MADQRVLITGSAGIVGTLMRSRLRRSGRVLRLLDLAAQPEAAGGEDVELIIASVTDPEAMTKACAGVDAVIHLGGHSRESSWEATLDVNINGTHTVLEAARAAGVPRVILASSNHSVGFRRNDEAGENGLPADSTPRPDTYYGVSKAAIEALGSLYHSRFGMDVIVIRIGSCFESPLVLGPRGLTTWLSPDDGARLFEACLSYPSPGYRLIWGVSDNTRRIYSLAEAEELGYKSLDNAETYADQLADMPAPTGVAAEYVGGPFCTAPLGAYNPL; via the coding sequence ATGGCAGACCAGCGCGTCCTGATCACCGGCTCGGCGGGCATCGTCGGCACCCTGATGCGGTCGAGGCTGCGCCGTTCCGGCCGGGTGCTGCGGCTGCTCGACCTGGCCGCGCAGCCCGAAGCCGCGGGCGGCGAGGACGTCGAGCTGATCATCGCGTCGGTGACCGACCCCGAAGCGATGACGAAGGCGTGCGCGGGCGTCGACGCGGTGATCCACCTCGGCGGGCACAGCCGCGAGAGCTCGTGGGAAGCCACGCTCGACGTCAACATCAACGGCACCCACACCGTCCTCGAAGCCGCGCGGGCGGCGGGCGTGCCACGCGTGATCCTGGCTTCCAGCAACCACTCCGTCGGCTTCCGCCGCAACGACGAGGCTGGCGAGAACGGCCTCCCCGCCGACTCCACCCCGCGACCCGACACCTACTACGGCGTCAGCAAGGCGGCCATCGAAGCGCTCGGCAGCCTGTACCACTCGCGGTTCGGCATGGACGTGATCGTCATCCGGATCGGCTCATGCTTCGAAAGTCCGCTCGTCCTCGGCCCGCGCGGCCTGACGACCTGGCTCTCCCCCGACGACGGCGCCCGCCTGTTCGAGGCCTGCCTGAGCTACCCCTCCCCCGGCTACCGGCTGATCTGGGGCGTCTCCGACAACACGCGCCGGATCTACTCGCTCGCCGAAGCCGAGGAGCTGGGCTACAAGTCGCTCGACAACGCGGAAACCTACGCGGACCAGCTGGCGGACATGCCCGCTCCGACCGGGGTGGCGGCCGAGTACGTCGGCGGTCCTTTCTGCACCGCTCCGCTGGGGGCGTACAACCCGCTCTGA
- a CDS encoding IclR family transcriptional regulator yields the protein MPQQGAPAVTVENGASAAPEPAGVKSARRAIDLIETFAANDVWLSLSDLHARTGFPRSSLHGLLRTLLEAGWLEVDTNTARYRLGVRALICGTAYLDRDPVVPYATEALERIREKTGFTAHFARREGTDVVYLETRESRHSTHLVSRVGRTLPTHATALGKALLAELTHDEIDGLLTGELSALTPNTITTAEALHAECAKTRERGYAAEIEEGSLGVRCVAAVIPYRIPGTDAISCSMPITEVTDADARRVGELLAEITAELGQQLRRAGIR from the coding sequence ATGCCACAGCAGGGAGCCCCCGCTGTCACGGTGGAGAACGGCGCGTCCGCGGCGCCTGAGCCCGCCGGGGTCAAGTCGGCCCGGCGGGCGATCGATCTCATCGAGACCTTCGCCGCGAACGACGTGTGGCTTTCCCTGTCGGATCTCCACGCGCGGACCGGTTTCCCCAGGTCGAGCCTGCACGGACTGCTCCGCACGCTGCTCGAAGCCGGCTGGCTGGAAGTCGACACCAACACCGCCCGCTACCGTCTCGGCGTCCGCGCGCTGATCTGTGGCACGGCGTACCTGGACCGCGACCCGGTCGTCCCGTACGCGACCGAGGCGCTGGAGCGGATCCGGGAGAAGACCGGTTTCACCGCGCACTTCGCGCGCCGCGAGGGCACCGACGTCGTCTACCTGGAGACACGCGAGTCACGGCACTCGACGCATCTCGTGTCCCGCGTCGGCCGCACGCTGCCCACCCACGCGACAGCGCTGGGGAAGGCTTTACTGGCCGAACTGACGCACGACGAGATCGACGGGCTCCTGACCGGGGAACTGTCGGCGCTGACCCCGAACACCATCACCACGGCCGAAGCGCTGCACGCCGAATGCGCGAAGACCCGCGAACGCGGCTATGCGGCGGAAATCGAGGAAGGCAGCCTCGGTGTCCGGTGCGTCGCGGCCGTGATCCCGTACCGCATCCCCGGCACGGACGCGATCAGCTGCTCCATGCCGATCACCGAAGTCACCGACGCCGACGCCCGGCGCGTCGGCGAACTCCTCGCCGAAATCACCGCGGAACTCGGCCAGCAACTGCGCCGCGCCGGCATCCGCTGA
- a CDS encoding sodium:solute symporter family protein has protein sequence MHLLDWIMVSAYFVLMVVIGLWSHSRVNTVSDFFTAGGKMPWWLAGISHHMSGYSAVLFVAYAGVAYTDGITVYFWGMASIGIGVGIGSWLFAARWNRLRSKLGVASPLEYLAKRFNVPTQQALAWSGSLLKIFDIAAKWFAVATILNVFAGVPYTWGIVITGSITLIYCTVGGLWADALTDFGQFVIQAIAAIVMLWVVLDKLGGVSGLWTVWGDLPPAHLNPTTSKFTTVVLLVYVLVKTLEYNGGMWNLAQRYMAAPNTYEARRGARLSSILYLVWPLVMMFPMFAAPLLIPNISNPNNAYAIMTTTFLPPGLVGLVLAGIFSHTMAMVSSDANAISAVITRDMMPVLWKKARSFTESQGLLAARISTVIFVVLTMAVATQAEKLGGVLGIVVLWVAALMGPISVPLLLGMLPAFRRSGSRAALISWAGGLIAYAIAYYGYNATLAVTVSTPILVSLALFIGLGYLMPERKATTDEIIDTIDRDDDVTPRKSQEGTTVPA, from the coding sequence GTGCATTTGCTGGACTGGATCATGGTGTCCGCGTATTTCGTGCTGATGGTGGTGATCGGGCTGTGGTCGCACAGCCGGGTCAACACGGTCAGCGACTTCTTCACCGCCGGCGGGAAGATGCCGTGGTGGCTGGCCGGTATTTCCCACCACATGTCCGGCTACAGCGCGGTCCTCTTCGTCGCGTACGCGGGCGTCGCCTACACGGACGGCATCACCGTCTACTTCTGGGGCATGGCCAGTATCGGTATCGGCGTCGGCATCGGCAGCTGGCTGTTCGCCGCGCGCTGGAACCGCCTGCGCTCGAAGCTCGGTGTCGCCTCGCCGCTCGAGTACCTGGCGAAGCGCTTCAACGTGCCCACCCAGCAGGCGCTGGCCTGGAGCGGCAGCCTCCTGAAGATCTTCGACATCGCGGCGAAGTGGTTCGCGGTCGCGACGATCCTCAACGTCTTCGCGGGCGTGCCCTACACCTGGGGCATCGTCATCACCGGTTCGATCACGCTGATCTACTGCACCGTCGGCGGCCTGTGGGCCGACGCGCTCACCGACTTCGGCCAGTTCGTCATCCAGGCCATCGCGGCGATCGTGATGCTGTGGGTCGTGCTGGACAAGCTCGGCGGAGTCTCCGGCCTGTGGACCGTGTGGGGAGACCTCCCGCCCGCCCACCTCAACCCGACCACGTCGAAGTTCACCACCGTGGTGTTGCTCGTCTACGTGCTGGTGAAGACGCTGGAGTACAACGGCGGTATGTGGAACCTGGCGCAGCGCTACATGGCCGCGCCGAACACCTACGAAGCCCGTCGCGGCGCGCGGCTCTCCTCGATCCTGTACCTGGTGTGGCCGCTGGTCATGATGTTCCCGATGTTCGCCGCCCCGCTGCTGATCCCGAACATCTCCAACCCCAACAACGCCTACGCGATCATGACCACGACGTTCCTCCCGCCGGGGCTGGTCGGGCTGGTACTGGCCGGGATCTTCTCGCACACCATGGCGATGGTCTCCTCCGACGCCAACGCGATCTCCGCGGTCATCACCCGCGACATGATGCCGGTGCTGTGGAAGAAGGCCCGGAGCTTCACCGAATCGCAGGGGCTGCTCGCCGCGCGGATCTCGACGGTGATCTTCGTCGTGCTGACCATGGCGGTGGCCACGCAGGCCGAGAAACTCGGCGGTGTGCTCGGTATCGTGGTGCTCTGGGTCGCGGCGCTGATGGGCCCGATCTCGGTACCGCTGCTGCTCGGCATGCTGCCGGCGTTCCGCCGCTCCGGCTCCCGCGCGGCGCTGATCTCGTGGGCGGGCGGTCTCATCGCCTACGCGATCGCCTACTACGGCTACAACGCCACCCTCGCGGTCACCGTGTCCACCCCGATCCTGGTCTCGCTGGCGCTGTTCATCGGGCTCGGCTACCTCATGCCCGAGCGCAAGGCCACCACCGACGAGATCATCGACACCATCGACCGCGACGACGACGTCACCCCTCGCAAGTCGCAGGAGGGCACCACCGTGCCCGCCTGA